Proteins encoded in a region of the Arvicanthis niloticus isolate mArvNil1 chromosome 16, mArvNil1.pat.X, whole genome shotgun sequence genome:
- the Grem2 gene encoding gremlin-2 isoform X2, which translates to MFWKLSLTLLLVAVLVKVAETRKNRPAGAIPSPYKDGSSNNSERWHHQIKEVLASSQEALVVTERKYLKSDWCKTQPLRQTVSEEGCRSRTILNRFCYGQCNSFYIPRHVKKEEDSFQSCAFCKPQRVTSVIVELECPGLDPPFRIKKIQKVKHCRCMSVNLSDSDKQ; encoded by the coding sequence ATGTTCTGGAAGCTCTCGCTGACCTTGCTCCTGGTGGCCGTGCTGGTAAAGGTAGCTGAAACAAGGAAGAACCGTCCTGCGGGCGCCATTCCCTCACCTTACAAGGATGGTAGCAGCAACAACTCAGAGAGATGGCATCACCAGATCAAAGAGGTGCTGGCCTCCAGCCAGGAGGCCCTGGTGGTTACAGAGCGCAAGTACCTCAAGAGTGACTGGTGCAAGACACAGCCGCTGCGGCAGACAGTGAGCGAGGAGGGTTGCCGAAGCCGCACCATCCTCAACCGCTTCTGCTATGGCCAGTGCAACTCCTTCTACATCCCGCGACACGTGAAGAAAGAGGAGGATTCCTTCCAATCCTGCGCGTTTTGCAAGCCCCAGCGTGTCACCTCTGTCATCGTGGAGCTCGAATGCCCGGGTCTCGACCCACCTTTCCGAATCAAGAAAATCCAGAAGGTGAAGCATTGCCGGTGCATGTCGGTGAACCTGAGTGACTCCGACAAGCAGTGA
- the Grem2 gene encoding gremlin-2 isoform X1 codes for MMFWKLSLTLLLVAVLVKVAETRKNRPAGAIPSPYKDGSSNNSERWHHQIKEVLASSQEALVVTERKYLKSDWCKTQPLRQTVSEEGCRSRTILNRFCYGQCNSFYIPRHVKKEEDSFQSCAFCKPQRVTSVIVELECPGLDPPFRIKKIQKVKHCRCMSVNLSDSDKQ; via the coding sequence GATGTTCTGGAAGCTCTCGCTGACCTTGCTCCTGGTGGCCGTGCTGGTAAAGGTAGCTGAAACAAGGAAGAACCGTCCTGCGGGCGCCATTCCCTCACCTTACAAGGATGGTAGCAGCAACAACTCAGAGAGATGGCATCACCAGATCAAAGAGGTGCTGGCCTCCAGCCAGGAGGCCCTGGTGGTTACAGAGCGCAAGTACCTCAAGAGTGACTGGTGCAAGACACAGCCGCTGCGGCAGACAGTGAGCGAGGAGGGTTGCCGAAGCCGCACCATCCTCAACCGCTTCTGCTATGGCCAGTGCAACTCCTTCTACATCCCGCGACACGTGAAGAAAGAGGAGGATTCCTTCCAATCCTGCGCGTTTTGCAAGCCCCAGCGTGTCACCTCTGTCATCGTGGAGCTCGAATGCCCGGGTCTCGACCCACCTTTCCGAATCAAGAAAATCCAGAAGGTGAAGCATTGCCGGTGCATGTCGGTGAACCTGAGTGACTCCGACAAGCAGTGA